The following proteins come from a genomic window of Lolium rigidum isolate FL_2022 chromosome 5, APGP_CSIRO_Lrig_0.1, whole genome shotgun sequence:
- the LOC124653267 gene encoding dihydrolipoyllysine-residue acetyltransferase component of acetoin cleaving system-like gives MPPRRRRTVAGIDQDDLLDPEELADPDSSFYEINGVRVHHKVCAHDDDQSSGSAVARTQIGLPIVLLHGFGASVFSWSRVMRPLARIAGAKVLAFDRPAFGLTSRTGWSGDDTKPLNPYSMAFSVMATLAFIDQLGTGKAVLVGHSAGCSVAVEAYFEAPERVAALVLVAPAIFAPAKKGNPDSGVGEQQGPEKKDSDDGSAPSNPFARIWRGFLGMFMWLAGLILKAAMAVQDMVSALSRKVLVAFLRSSLAATMVRLVMDKFGITGVRNAWYDPSKVTDHVIQGYTKPLRSRGWEKALLEHTISMITDTPKSKVPVSKRLSEISCPVLVLTGDTDRLVPASNAERLARAIPGATFEVIKNCGHLPQEERAEEFLSVVERFLQGAFGTPVEQMFQPAV, from the exons atgccgccgcgccggcgccggacCGTGGCCGGCATCGACCaggacgacctcctcgacccggagGAGCTCGCCGACCCGGACAGCAGCTTCTACGAGATCAACGGCGTCAGGGTCCACCACAAGGTCTGCGCCCACGACGACGACCAGTCCTCGGGCTCCGCCGTCGCGAGGACTCAGATCGGGCTGCCCATAGTGCTGCTGCACGGCTTCGGCGCGTCCGTGTTCTCCTGGAGCCGCGTCATGCGGCCGCTCGCCCGCATCGCCGGCGCCAAGGTCCTCGCCTTCGACAGGCCGGCGTTTGGCCTGACTTCCCGGACTGGCTGGTCCGGCGATGACACCAAGCCTCTCAACCCCTACTCCATGGCCTTCTCGGTCATGGCCACATTGGCATTCATAGACCAACTCGGCACCGGGAAGGCCGTCCTTGTCGG GCACTCAGCTGGTTGCTCTGTCGCTGTGGAAGCGTACTTCGAGGCACCGGAGCGGGTGGCGGCGCTTGTGCTGGTTGCACCGGCAATTTTCGCGCCGGCAAAGAAGGGCAACCCGGACAGCGGCGTCGGGGAGCAGCAAGGGCCGGAGAAGAAGGATTCTGATGATGGCAGTGCACCATCAAATCCATTTGCTAGGATTTGGAGAGGATTTCTTGGCATGTTTATGTGGCTTGCAGGGCTTATTCTGAAGGCGGCAATGGCTGTGCAGGATATGGTCAGTGCTTTGTCTCGTAAAGTTCTTGTCGCTTTTCTCCGATCTTCACTAGCGGCGACTATG GTGAGATTGGTCATGGATAAATTCGGCATAACGGGTGTCCGTAATGCATGGTATGACCCAAGCAAAGTAACTGACCATGTTATTCAAGGCTACACCAAG CCACTAAGATCCAGGGGCTGGGAGAAGGCTCTGTTGGAGCACACTATATCCATGATCACAGATACACCCAAGTCAAAAGTGCCAGTCTCAAAGAGGCTATCTGAAATCTCATGCCCAG TGCTAGTGCTGACTGGTGACACCGACCGACTTGTTCCAGCTTCGAATGCTGAACGCTTAGCGCGCGCCATTCCTGGTGCGACATTTGAGGTGATCAAGAATTGCGGGCACTTGCCCCAGGAGGAACGAGCTGAAGAATTTCTTTCAGTCGTCGAACGGTTCCTTCAGGGAGCTTTTGGAACTCCAGTTGAGCAAATGTTCCAACCAGCTGTGTGA
- the LOC124651493 gene encoding uncharacterized protein LOC124651493 has product MMGVESTFTPADHAALANSDSETSEVLDSPAVEGVEKSVSEEVCLQVPLGKKEDIDSLGTVCDHENNKGDVAEAIILNGVSLELSISCKDSDDSVPLGCQTPRGNIFDPFAPGSEEEFCGAPKKKAVRGAEALSRRKLIFEADDFPVRRLSYEFDSEEEELYLQGICKMFLDLIFSNQALEATGDREDLVDAIPPESYRTPESQPLLTGIADTCPDAPVRPSLRMLKLSPGICRKLDFSSVSPKALFAEDNN; this is encoded by the coding sequence ATGATGGGGGTCGAGTCCACATTTACCCCAGCAGATCATGCAGCGTTGGCCAATAGTGATTCTGAAACTTCAGAAGTGCTGGATTCCCCAGCGGTAGAAGGTGTGGAAAAGAGTGTGAGTGAAGAAGTTTGTTTGCAAGTTCCCCTGGGAAAGAAGGAAGACATCGACTCCCTTGGCACAGTCTGTGATCATGAGAATAACAAGGGCGATGTTGCTGAGGCCATCATTCTGAATGGGGTCTCGCTAGAGCTGTCGATCTCTTGCAAGGATTCAGATGATAGTGTTCCATTGGGTTGTCAAACACCACGTGGAAACATCTTTGATCCTTTTGCTCCAGGATCAGAGGAGGAATTCTGTGGTGCACCCAAAAAGAAGGCGGTGAGGGGGGCAGAAGCCCTCTCCCGCAGGAAGCTGATATTTGAAGCTGATGACTTCCCAGTTAGAAGGTTAAGTTATGAGTTTGATTCTGAGGAGGAAGAACTGTATCTCCAAGGGATCTGCAAGATGTTTCTTGATCTGATATTCTCAAACCAAGCGCTGGAGGCAACTGGGGACAGGGAGGATCTGGTAGATGCTATCCCACCTGAAAGCTACAGAACCCCTGAATCACAGCCTCTGCTTACTGGCATCGCAGACACCTGCCCAGACGCTCCTGTGCGTCCATCTCTGAGAATGCTGAAGCTCAGCCCAGGTATTTGCAGGAAGCTCGACTTCAGTTCAGTGAGTCCCAAGGCTCTGTTTGCTGAAGATAATAATTAA
- the LOC124656411 gene encoding uncharacterized protein LOC124656411: MASTNGGGLPTHSAATTKPPVDDLHREKQRLRRRRGCLCCACLLVTLVLLGVVLLILFFTVLRVRDPKTRLVSAKLVGLAPRLTFPALSIQLNVTVLLTVSVHNPNPASFTFLSGGHTDLTYRGVHVGDAEIDPGRIPSKGDGEVKMALTLQADKFVSSGGAMAQLISDVEAGSLPVDASTRIPGRVAVFGVFKRHAVAYSDCSFVFGIAEMGVRSQQCSDHTKL, translated from the coding sequence ATGGCGTCCACCAACGGCGGCGGCCTCCCCACCCACAGCGCGGCCACCACCAAGCCGCCCGTCGACGACCTCCACCGCGAGAAGCagcggctgcggcggcgccgCGGCTGCCTCTGCTGCGCGTGCCTCCTCGTCACCCTGGTCCTCCTCGGCGTCGTGCTTCTGATCCTCTTCTTCACCGTGCTCCGCGTGCGCGACCCGAAGACGCGGCTCGTCTCCGCGAAGCTCGTGGGACTCGCGCCGCGCCTCACCTTCCCGGCGCTCTCCATCCAGCTCAACGTCACCGTCCTCCTCACGGTGTCCGTGCACAACCCCAACCCGGCCTCCTTCACCTTCCTCTCGGGAGGCCACACCGACCTCACCTACCGCGGCGTCCACGTCGGCGACGCCGAGATCGACCCCGGCCGCATCCCCAGCAAGGGCGACGGCGAGGTCAAGATGGCGCTCACGCtgcaggcggacaagttcgtctccTCCGGGGGCGCCATGGCGCAGCTCATCTCCGACGTCGAGGCCGGGTCGCTGCCGGTGGACGCCAGCACCAGGATCCCGGGCCGGGTGGCCGTGTTCGGCGTCTTCAAGCGCCACGCCGTCGCCTACTCCGACTGCAGCTTCGTCTTCGGCATCGCCGAGATGGGCGTCCGCAGCCAGCAGTGCAGCGACCACACCAAGCTCTGA